A single window of Streptomyces cathayae DNA harbors:
- a CDS encoding 2-oxoacid:ferredoxin oxidoreductase subunit beta → MTETMPGGGPSFGDALSLVPKAEGKQSMKDFKSDQEVRWCPGCGDYAVLAAVQGFMPQLGLARENIVFVSGIGCSSRFPYYMNTYGMHSIHGRAPAIATGLATSRRDLSVWVVTGDGDALSIGGNHLIHALRRNVNLKILLFNNRIYGLTKGQYSPTSEIGKITKSTPVGSLDAPFNPVSLAIGAEASFVARTVDSDRKHLTEVLRQAAAHPGTALVEIYQNCNIFNDGAFEVLKDRRQAEEAVIRLEHGSPIRFGTDLAKGVVRDRATGDLKVVAVTPENEAEILVHDAHAASATTAFALSRLADPDTLHQTPIGVFRSVDRPVYDTLMAEQLDTAVEQHGKGELGALLAGNDTWTVVG, encoded by the coding sequence ATGACTGAGACGATGCCGGGAGGCGGCCCGTCCTTCGGCGACGCGCTCTCCCTGGTGCCCAAGGCCGAGGGCAAGCAGTCCATGAAGGACTTCAAGTCCGACCAGGAAGTGCGCTGGTGCCCCGGCTGCGGCGACTACGCGGTCCTCGCCGCCGTGCAGGGCTTCATGCCCCAGCTCGGACTGGCGAGGGAGAACATCGTCTTCGTCTCCGGCATCGGCTGCTCGTCCCGCTTCCCGTACTACATGAACACCTACGGGATGCACTCCATCCACGGCCGCGCCCCCGCCATCGCGACGGGCCTGGCGACGTCCCGGCGCGACCTGAGCGTGTGGGTCGTCACGGGTGACGGGGACGCGCTGTCCATCGGCGGCAACCACCTGATCCACGCACTGCGCCGGAACGTCAATCTGAAGATCCTGCTGTTCAACAACCGGATCTACGGCCTGACCAAGGGCCAGTACTCGCCGACCTCCGAGATCGGCAAGATCACCAAGTCGACGCCGGTGGGTTCGCTGGACGCGCCGTTCAATCCGGTGTCGCTGGCCATCGGCGCGGAGGCGTCCTTCGTGGCCCGCACGGTCGACTCGGACCGCAAGCACCTCACCGAGGTACTGCGGCAGGCCGCCGCCCATCCGGGCACGGCACTGGTCGAGATCTACCAGAACTGCAACATCTTCAACGACGGCGCCTTCGAGGTCCTCAAGGACCGCCGGCAGGCCGAGGAGGCGGTGATCCGGCTGGAACACGGCAGCCCGATCCGTTTCGGCACCGACCTCGCGAAGGGCGTCGTGCGGGACCGGGCCACCGGCGATCTGAAGGTGGTCGCGGTGACGCCGGAGAACGAGGCGGAGATCCTGGTCCACGACGCGCACGCGGCGTCGGCGACCACCGCGTTCGCGCTGTCCCGGCTCGCCGATCCGGACACCCTGCACCAGACCCCGATCGGCGTCTTCCGCTCGGTGGACCGCCCGGTGTACGACACGCTGATGGCCGAGCAGTTGGACACCGCCGTCGAGCAGCACGGCAAGGGCGAGCTCGGCGCGCTGCTCGCGGGCAACGACACCTGGACGGTCGTCGGATGA
- a CDS encoding winged helix-turn-helix transcriptional regulator, which translates to MAVSDVPVRSGEDRRGEREALCPHRLVLEHVTSRWGVLVLIRLQERPHRFSELRRAIGRVSEKMLTQTLQTLERDGLVHRDAKPVIPPRVDYSLTDLGREAAEQVSALALWTERRMDDVLTARKAYDEARTL; encoded by the coding sequence ATGGCAGTAAGTGACGTGCCCGTACGGAGCGGCGAGGACCGGCGGGGCGAGCGTGAGGCGTTGTGCCCGCACCGCCTGGTCCTGGAGCATGTGACCAGCCGCTGGGGGGTGCTCGTGCTGATCCGGCTCCAGGAGCGGCCCCACCGCTTCAGCGAGCTGCGCCGCGCGATCGGCAGGGTCAGCGAGAAGATGCTCACCCAGACCCTGCAGACGCTGGAGCGGGACGGGCTCGTCCACCGTGACGCCAAGCCGGTGATCCCGCCGCGGGTCGACTACTCCCTCACCGACCTGGGGCGGGAGGCGGCCGAACAGGTGAGCGCGCTGGCGCTGTGGACCGAACGGCGCATGGACGACGTACTGACCGCCCGCAAGGCGTACGACGAGGCCCGGACGCTCTGA
- a CDS encoding SDR family oxidoreductase, protein MSIVVTGATGNLGRHVVGQLLEKVPAEQVTAVVRSAEKAADLAERGVRIAVADYSAPGTLDGVFAAGDKVLLISSSEVGGDRVGQHTAVIDAAKAAGVSLLAYTSAPGTLTAALADDHRGTEKALLASGLPYVLLRNGWYHEVYTENLAPVLEHHAVVSAAGEGRLSSAARADYAAAAVAVLTGEGHENKTYELGSDESWDLAEYAAELSRQTGKEIAYRPVTVEELTGILTGAGLPEPVAAVFAGTDVSIEKGELVVTSGDLARLIGRPATPIADAIAAALKA, encoded by the coding sequence ATGAGCATCGTCGTCACCGGAGCCACCGGAAACCTGGGCCGCCACGTCGTGGGGCAGCTCCTGGAGAAGGTTCCGGCCGAGCAGGTCACCGCCGTCGTACGCAGCGCGGAGAAGGCCGCGGACCTGGCGGAGCGCGGGGTGCGGATCGCGGTCGCCGACTACAGCGCTCCCGGAACCCTCGACGGCGTGTTCGCGGCCGGCGACAAGGTGCTGCTGATCTCCAGCAGCGAGGTCGGCGGGGACCGGGTGGGACAGCACACGGCCGTCATCGACGCCGCCAAGGCCGCCGGCGTCTCCCTGCTCGCCTACACCAGCGCCCCCGGAACGCTGACCGCCGCCCTCGCCGACGACCACCGCGGCACCGAGAAGGCCCTGCTCGCCTCCGGTCTCCCGTACGTCCTGCTGCGCAACGGCTGGTACCACGAGGTCTACACCGAGAACCTCGCCCCCGTGCTGGAGCACCACGCGGTCGTCTCCGCCGCCGGCGAGGGCCGTCTCTCCTCCGCCGCGCGCGCCGACTACGCGGCGGCCGCCGTCGCCGTACTGACCGGTGAGGGCCACGAGAACAAGACGTACGAGCTGGGCAGCGACGAGTCCTGGGACCTCGCCGAGTACGCGGCCGAGCTGAGCCGCCAGACCGGCAAGGAGATCGCCTACCGACCGGTCACGGTCGAGGAGCTCACCGGCATCCTGACCGGCGCCGGGCTCCCCGAGCCGGTGGCCGCCGTTTTCGCGGGCACGGACGTCTCCATCGAGAAGGGCGAACTGGTCGTCACCAGCGGCGACCTGGCCCGCCTGATCGGCCGCCCGGCCACCCCGATCGCGGACGCCATCGCCGCCGCGCTGAAGGCCTGA
- the rarD gene encoding EamA family transporter RarD yields the protein MWGLVPLFWPLLKPAGAVEILAHRMVWSLLFVAAALLFIRRWAWLGELLRQPRKLALITVAAAVITVNWGVYIWAVNSGHVVEASLGYFINPLVTIALGVLLLKERLRPAQWAAVGVSFVAVLVLTVGYGRPPWISLCLAFSFATYGLVKKKVNLGGVESLAAETAILFLPALCYLLWLGSSGESTFGTEGAGHAALLAATGLVTALPMVCFGAAAIRVPLSTMGLLQYLAPVFQFLLGVLYFKEAMPPERWAGFALVWLALMLLTWDALRTAHRSARVLATERARTATAAGAAMNPVGPVSPVSSVDAVDPVVVANPAEAVSTVDAVDAPKA from the coding sequence ATGTGGGGGCTCGTTCCCCTCTTCTGGCCACTGCTGAAGCCCGCCGGAGCCGTGGAGATCCTGGCCCACCGGATGGTCTGGTCGCTGCTCTTCGTGGCCGCCGCCCTCCTCTTCATACGTCGCTGGGCCTGGCTCGGCGAGCTGCTGCGGCAGCCGCGCAAGCTGGCCCTGATCACCGTCGCCGCGGCGGTCATCACCGTGAACTGGGGCGTCTACATCTGGGCGGTGAACTCCGGGCACGTCGTCGAGGCGTCCCTCGGCTACTTCATCAACCCGCTGGTCACCATCGCCCTAGGTGTCCTGCTGCTGAAGGAGCGGCTGCGGCCCGCGCAGTGGGCGGCGGTCGGGGTCAGCTTCGTGGCGGTGCTCGTCCTCACCGTCGGCTACGGCCGCCCGCCGTGGATCTCGCTCTGCCTCGCCTTCTCCTTCGCCACGTACGGACTGGTGAAGAAGAAGGTCAACCTCGGCGGCGTCGAATCGCTGGCCGCCGAGACGGCCATCCTGTTCCTTCCCGCCCTCTGCTATCTGCTCTGGCTGGGCAGCAGCGGCGAGTCCACCTTCGGTACCGAGGGAGCGGGACACGCGGCGCTGCTGGCCGCCACCGGCCTCGTCACCGCGCTCCCCATGGTCTGCTTCGGCGCCGCCGCGATCCGCGTGCCGCTGTCCACGATGGGGCTGCTCCAGTACCTGGCCCCGGTGTTCCAGTTCCTGCTCGGCGTCCTCTACTTCAAGGAGGCCATGCCGCCCGAGCGCTGGGCCGGATTCGCGCTGGTGTGGCTGGCGCTCATGCTGCTGACCTGGGACGCGCTGCGCACCGCCCACCGGTCCGCCCGCGTACTCGCCACCGAGCGCGCGAGGACTGCGACCGCGGCCGGCGCTGCGATGAACCCGGTGGGCCCTGTGAGCCCTGTGAGCTCTGTGGACGCGGTGGATCCGGTGGTCGTGGCGAACCCGGCGGAAGCGGTGAGCACCGTGGACGCGGTGGACGCTCCGAAAGCCTGA
- a CDS encoding tetratricopeptide repeat protein, whose protein sequence is MARLSREKKPEQQQTADAANRAAVPIDVHVPAPVAGTGSRKASVGGVPVVAGPDEEVQQAVLNRLHRIALASGHAVLATIHDEGTGYVVPLRVDPDGASHFTGEPALMKPAAPAPTPAPAPAPTPAPSPVRDSTLTLRLRSVPEPVEAVPPGTVVPPTGEFGPPPLMGTRPHPAPEADHRRHPAPARTPQTPQAPLIPPMPSALPVPPAYRTPGPLPSADRTPPPALAPVAAPPRIPEPVAEAEPEHEHEPALDFKPPPSRGFDAVAEAVLGDEPPAVPGETRLAEPMGRINEAVRAGRIDTAARLAGETVTEASRTLGPEHPEVLKLRELSAYIAYLSDEPLHAFRLSLDLAGVHRGAGDAEAAYGNVRSAATAWRAVRDPLRGLELGRELIELWTGLAAEGGPAADEIEELESARTRMGRLTDRAHARHG, encoded by the coding sequence ATGGCGCGACTCAGCCGCGAGAAGAAGCCGGAACAGCAGCAGACCGCAGACGCGGCGAACCGTGCGGCAGTGCCGATCGACGTCCATGTTCCCGCCCCTGTGGCGGGTACCGGCTCACGGAAGGCGTCGGTCGGCGGGGTACCGGTGGTGGCCGGACCCGACGAGGAGGTGCAGCAGGCGGTGCTGAACCGCCTCCACCGCATCGCCCTCGCCTCGGGACACGCCGTCCTCGCCACCATCCACGACGAGGGCACCGGGTACGTCGTCCCGCTCCGGGTCGACCCCGACGGTGCCAGCCACTTCACCGGAGAACCGGCCCTCATGAAGCCGGCAGCCCCGGCCCCGACGCCGGCCCCGGCCCCGGCTCCGACGCCGGCCCCGAGCCCCGTGCGTGACAGCACCCTCACCCTTCGGCTGCGGTCGGTGCCCGAGCCGGTGGAAGCCGTGCCTCCCGGCACGGTCGTGCCGCCGACGGGCGAGTTCGGCCCGCCCCCGCTCATGGGCACGAGGCCCCACCCCGCTCCCGAAGCCGACCACCGCCGGCACCCGGCACCCGCTCGGACACCGCAGACGCCTCAGGCACCCCTGATACCTCCGATGCCCTCAGCGCTTCCCGTACCTCCGGCCTACCGGACACCGGGCCCGCTGCCCTCGGCCGACCGGACACCGCCCCCGGCCCTGGCCCCGGTGGCCGCCCCTCCCCGTATCCCCGAACCGGTTGCGGAGGCCGAGCCCGAGCACGAGCACGAACCCGCCCTCGACTTCAAGCCGCCCCCGTCCCGCGGTTTCGACGCCGTGGCGGAGGCGGTGCTCGGGGACGAGCCGCCCGCCGTCCCGGGCGAGACCCGCTTGGCCGAGCCCATGGGCCGGATCAACGAGGCCGTCCGGGCGGGCCGGATCGACACGGCGGCGCGACTGGCCGGGGAGACGGTGACCGAGGCGTCGCGGACGCTGGGGCCCGAACACCCGGAGGTGCTCAAGCTGCGCGAGCTGTCCGCGTACATCGCCTACCTGAGTGACGAGCCGCTGCACGCCTTCCGGCTCTCCCTCGACCTCGCCGGGGTCCACCGCGGGGCGGGCGACGCGGAGGCCGCCTACGGCAACGTCCGCAGCGCGGCCACCGCCTGGCGCGCGGTGCGTGATCCGCTGCGCGGGCTGGAGCTGGGACGCGAACTGATCGAGCTGTGGACCGGACTCGCCGCCGAGGGCGGCCCGGCGGCCGACGAGATCGAGGAGTTGGAGTCGGCCCGCACCCGCATGGGCCGGCTGACCGACCGCGCCCACGCCCGGCACGGGTGA
- a CDS encoding amidase, with the protein MAEIAAAVRARRLRAVDVVAGALARIERADPVLCAFTEVWAEEALRRAAGVDARVDAGPPGPGEWLPLAGVPIAVKGRHGLRAAGPLLAAGGVAVGATAVPGPGTPWQTWGLGAHGRTVNPWRADRTPGGSSAGAAVAVAAGLVPLATGGDGAGSVRIPAAWCGVVGLKVTNGRLPSPDRTGLAAPGVLTRTAADAVAWWRAVSPPPTAAEVPPSGPRTAIWSPDLGFADPDEEPVALARAAVDRLVDAGVVRLVRPPRAPRPVRAVRSAEPPLLLDPAPAWLALRAPGGPRPDLAEAHRVREANDRRLARLFAHAELLLTPTAPTAPHGHEGPGDVYSTALTWAFNVSGHPALSLPAGFGSDGCPAGLQLVAPHGREALLLAVARAAEPRPPPAPVASP; encoded by the coding sequence GTGGCGGAGATCGCCGCCGCGGTGCGCGCCCGAAGGCTGCGGGCCGTCGATGTGGTCGCGGGGGCGCTGGCGCGGATCGAGCGGGCCGATCCGGTGCTGTGCGCGTTCACCGAGGTGTGGGCCGAGGAGGCGCTGCGTCGGGCGGCCGGGGTGGACGCCCGGGTCGACGCGGGTCCGCCCGGCCCGGGTGAGTGGCTGCCGCTGGCCGGGGTGCCGATCGCCGTGAAGGGGAGGCACGGGCTCCGGGCGGCGGGTCCGTTGCTCGCGGCCGGTGGTGTGGCCGTGGGCGCCACCGCCGTACCCGGGCCCGGCACCCCCTGGCAGACCTGGGGGCTCGGCGCGCACGGACGGACCGTCAACCCGTGGCGGGCGGACCGCACTCCGGGCGGTTCCTCGGCCGGGGCCGCAGTCGCGGTGGCGGCGGGGCTGGTGCCGCTGGCGACGGGCGGCGACGGCGCGGGGTCGGTGCGCATCCCGGCGGCGTGGTGCGGGGTCGTCGGTCTGAAGGTCACCAACGGCCGCCTCCCGTCGCCCGACCGCACGGGTCTCGCGGCACCCGGCGTCCTCACCCGGACGGCGGCGGACGCGGTGGCCTGGTGGCGGGCCGTGTCGCCGCCGCCCACCGCCGCCGAGGTGCCGCCGTCCGGTCCCCGCACCGCGATCTGGTCCCCCGACCTCGGCTTCGCCGATCCCGACGAGGAGCCCGTCGCGCTGGCCCGAGCCGCGGTCGACCGGCTCGTCGACGCCGGAGTCGTACGGCTCGTCCGGCCCCCGCGAGCCCCGCGCCCCGTACGAGCCGTACGGTCGGCGGAGCCTCCGCTGCTTCTGGACCCCGCGCCGGCCTGGCTCGCCCTGCGCGCCCCCGGCGGGCCCCGCCCCGACCTCGCCGAGGCCCACCGCGTCCGGGAGGCGAACGACCGGCGCCTGGCCCGTCTCTTCGCCCACGCCGAGTTGCTGCTGACGCCCACGGCGCCCACCGCGCCGCACGGCCACGAGGGACCCGGCGACGTCTACTCCACCGCGCTCACCTGGGCGTTCAACGTGAGCGGGCACCCCGCGCTGAGCCTCCCGGCCGGGTTCGGCAGCGACGGCTGCCCGGCCGGGCTCCAACTGGTGGCACCGCACGGGCGGGAGGCGCTGCTGCTCGCCGTGGCACGGGCGGCGGAGCCGCGGCCGCCGCCGGCCCCGGTCGCCTCGCCATGA
- a CDS encoding LolA family protein, which produces MAPYESDDTTTAGATREPGAGRRRAARYIVPVTVMGVAVATIGLVPAIANSGDPDLPEITAAQLIEKMAESDTERLSGTVKITTDLGLPDLGGLESSLASGALGGGEGGSSADPSAKLTELASGTHTLRVAVDGPDRQKVSLLENAAEYSLIHNGKDVWGYDSASNEVYHGTADESDEGEDRKQQPPATPKGFAEEALKAVDDTTSVTVDGTAQVAGRDAYKLVVKPKQSGSTVGAISIAVDHETGTPLKFTLTPATGGAAVVDVGFTKVSFDRPAASTFDFTPPKGAKVTEEGALEDGKKGGEPTGRPEAAPKSEEDLSKGLDGLKVLGEGWNSVAAFDTGAEGGLPTGSEGGDLGGFLGSLGDQVKGEFGTGTVFSTRLVNALFTEDGKVYVGAVTKDALVKAANEAK; this is translated from the coding sequence ATGGCACCGTACGAATCCGACGACACGACGACCGCGGGGGCGACCCGCGAGCCGGGCGCGGGCCGGCGCAGGGCCGCGCGGTACATCGTCCCGGTCACGGTGATGGGAGTGGCGGTCGCGACCATCGGGCTCGTCCCCGCGATCGCGAACTCCGGCGACCCGGACCTGCCGGAGATCACCGCCGCGCAGCTCATCGAGAAGATGGCCGAGTCGGACACCGAGCGGCTGTCCGGCACCGTGAAGATCACCACCGACCTCGGACTGCCGGACCTCGGCGGCCTGGAGAGCAGCCTGGCCTCCGGCGCCCTGGGCGGCGGCGAGGGCGGCTCGTCCGCCGACCCGTCCGCCAAGCTCACCGAGCTGGCCTCCGGTACGCACACCCTGCGCGTCGCGGTCGACGGCCCCGACCGGCAGAAGGTGTCGCTGCTCGAGAACGCCGCCGAGTACAGCCTGATCCACAACGGCAAGGACGTCTGGGGCTACGACAGCGCGTCCAACGAGGTCTACCACGGCACGGCCGACGAGTCCGACGAGGGCGAGGACCGGAAGCAGCAGCCCCCGGCCACGCCGAAGGGCTTCGCCGAGGAGGCGCTGAAGGCGGTCGACGACACCACGTCCGTCACCGTCGACGGCACCGCGCAGGTGGCCGGCCGCGACGCCTACAAGCTGGTCGTCAAGCCCAAGCAGTCCGGTTCCACGGTCGGTGCGATCAGCATCGCGGTGGACCACGAGACCGGGACGCCGCTGAAGTTCACGCTGACCCCGGCCACCGGTGGTGCCGCCGTCGTGGACGTCGGCTTCACCAAGGTCAGCTTCGACCGGCCGGCCGCGTCGACCTTCGACTTCACCCCGCCCAAGGGCGCCAAGGTGACCGAGGAAGGCGCCCTGGAGGACGGGAAGAAGGGCGGGGAGCCCACCGGCCGGCCGGAGGCCGCCCCGAAGTCCGAGGAGGACCTCTCCAAGGGGCTCGACGGGCTGAAGGTGCTCGGAGAGGGCTGGAACTCCGTCGCCGCCTTCGACACCGGCGCCGAGGGGGGTCTGCCGACCGGCTCCGAGGGCGGTGACCTCGGCGGCTTCCTGGGCTCGCTCGGCGACCAGGTGAAGGGCGAGTTCGGCACGGGCACCGTGTTCAGCACCCGCCTGGTCAACGCCCTGTTCACCGAGGACGGCAAGGTCTACGTCGGTGCCGTCACGAAGGACGCGCTGGTGAAGGCCGCCAACGAGGCGAAGTAA
- a CDS encoding polyprenyl synthetase family protein, protein MTVVGPFGLSVRDQALEADVRAGMTAVEEGLLEATKSEVPFITGAAQHLVRAGGKRFRPLLVMLAAQFGDPHAPGVVPSAVVVELTHLATLYHDDVMDDAGVRRGVPSANTRWGNSVAVLTGDFLFARASHILADLGPEAVRVQAEAFERLVSGQILETAGPQDGRDPVDHYLDVLGGKTGSLVAVSCRFGAMMSGADDAVVDVLTQYGERLGIAFQLADDVLDIASDSHESGKTPGTDLREGIPTLPVLRLRERAARQGLPEDIALCELLDSDLSDDDRHAEALRLLRAHPALEQARRDTVRYAQEARAVLAPLPECESKTALVDLCDAVVHRAG, encoded by the coding sequence GTGACCGTCGTCGGGCCATTCGGGCTGAGCGTGCGGGACCAGGCTCTGGAAGCCGATGTCCGGGCCGGGATGACGGCTGTCGAGGAAGGGTTGCTCGAGGCCACCAAGAGTGAGGTCCCCTTCATCACGGGCGCCGCCCAGCACCTGGTGCGGGCCGGCGGCAAGCGGTTCCGGCCGCTGCTCGTGATGCTCGCCGCCCAGTTCGGGGACCCCCACGCGCCCGGCGTCGTACCGTCCGCCGTGGTCGTGGAGCTGACCCACCTGGCCACGCTGTACCACGACGACGTGATGGACGACGCGGGTGTGCGGCGCGGGGTGCCCAGCGCGAACACCCGCTGGGGCAACTCCGTCGCGGTCCTCACCGGCGACTTCCTCTTCGCGCGCGCCTCGCACATCCTGGCCGACCTCGGGCCGGAGGCCGTACGGGTGCAGGCGGAGGCGTTCGAGCGGCTGGTCTCCGGTCAGATCCTGGAGACCGCGGGGCCGCAGGACGGACGCGATCCGGTCGACCACTACCTGGACGTCCTCGGTGGCAAGACCGGCTCACTGGTCGCCGTCTCGTGCCGGTTCGGCGCCATGATGTCCGGGGCGGACGACGCGGTCGTGGACGTGCTGACCCAGTACGGCGAGCGGCTCGGGATCGCCTTCCAGCTCGCCGACGACGTGCTGGACATCGCCTCCGACTCCCACGAGTCCGGCAAGACCCCGGGCACCGACCTGCGCGAGGGCATTCCGACCCTGCCCGTGCTGCGGCTGCGCGAGCGGGCGGCCCGGCAGGGTCTGCCCGAGGACATCGCGCTGTGCGAGCTGCTGGACTCCGACCTCAGTGACGACGACCGGCACGCCGAGGCACTGCGACTGCTGCGCGCGCACCCCGCGCTGGAGCAGGCCCGCCGGGACACCGTGCGCTATGCGCAGGAGGCGCGCGCGGTGCTGGCACCGCTGCCGGAGTGCGAATCGAAGACGGCCCTGGTCGACCTGTGCGACGCGGTGGTGCACCGGGCCGGCTGA
- a CDS encoding transglycosylase SLT domain-containing protein translates to MPASGRRRFGRTRLVRSLAVAAVAAIALPVFGATSASAAPAAPVSSAPAAVGTATAYPDTLDGWIRESLSIMAQHGIPGSYDSIHRNIMRESSGNPQAINLWDSNAVAGTPSKGLLQVIDPTFRAYHVPGTALDPFDPVANITAACNYAADRYGSIDNVFGAY, encoded by the coding sequence ATGCCCGCATCCGGTCGGCGCCGCTTCGGCCGCACCCGCCTCGTCCGCTCCCTCGCCGTCGCCGCCGTCGCAGCGATCGCCCTTCCGGTGTTCGGCGCCACCAGCGCCTCCGCCGCTCCCGCCGCCCCCGTGTCGTCCGCCCCGGCCGCCGTCGGCACCGCGACGGCGTACCCCGACACCCTCGACGGCTGGATCCGCGAGTCGCTGTCGATCATGGCGCAGCACGGCATCCCCGGCAGCTACGACTCCATCCACCGCAACATCATGCGCGAGTCCTCCGGCAACCCGCAGGCCATCAACCTGTGGGACTCCAACGCCGTCGCCGGCACCCCGTCGAAGGGCCTGCTGCAGGTCATCGACCCGACCTTCCGGGCGTACCACGTGCCCGGCACGGCCCTCGACCCGTTCGACCCGGTCGCGAACATCACGGCCGCCTGCAACTACGCGGCGGACCGCTACGGCTCGATCGACAACGTCTTCGGCGCCTACTGA
- a CDS encoding HAD family hydrolase, with protein MAAPTDCSLIATDLDGTLLRGDDSLSDRSLAALALATRAGARHLVVTGRPAPGVRPLLDRLGSTGLAVCGQGAQVYDAGANRLLHSVTLDRELAETALGKIEAEVGEVYAAVDQDGVDGLTLIEPGYRMPHPTLPAVRIGRRDDLWVLPITKVLLRHPFLSDDELAATARSVVGSLATVTMSGPGTVELQPCGVTKATGLALAAEHLGLSRERTVAFGDMPNDVPMFHWAAHGVAMANAHPELKAVADEITTTNEDDGVAVVLERLFGGTGGAGRGGTRPHACRSGLHPHG; from the coding sequence ATGGCCGCACCCACCGATTGTTCACTCATCGCCACCGACTTGGACGGGACGCTGCTGCGCGGCGACGACTCTCTCTCCGACCGGTCTCTCGCCGCACTGGCGCTGGCGACGCGGGCCGGTGCCCGGCATCTCGTGGTGACGGGCCGCCCGGCGCCCGGAGTGCGGCCGCTCCTGGACAGACTGGGGAGCACGGGGCTCGCGGTGTGCGGACAGGGCGCGCAGGTGTACGACGCCGGCGCGAACCGGCTGCTCCACTCCGTCACGCTGGACCGGGAACTGGCGGAGACCGCGCTCGGCAAGATCGAGGCCGAGGTGGGGGAGGTGTACGCCGCGGTCGACCAGGACGGGGTCGACGGACTCACCCTGATCGAGCCGGGCTACCGGATGCCGCACCCGACGCTGCCCGCCGTCCGGATCGGACGACGGGACGATCTGTGGGTGCTGCCGATCACCAAGGTGCTGTTGCGCCACCCCTTCCTGAGTGACGACGAGTTGGCGGCGACGGCGCGTTCGGTGGTCGGTTCGCTGGCCACGGTCACCATGTCGGGACCGGGCACCGTGGAGCTCCAGCCGTGCGGTGTCACCAAGGCGACGGGACTGGCGCTGGCCGCCGAGCACCTGGGACTGAGCCGGGAACGGACCGTCGCCTTCGGCGACATGCCCAACGACGTCCCGATGTTCCACTGGGCGGCCCACGGTGTCGCCATGGCCAACGCGCACCCCGAGCTGAAGGCGGTGGCCGACGAGATCACCACGACGAACGAGGACGACGGCGTGGCCGTCGTCCTCGAGCGGTTGTTCGGCGGGACGGGCGGGGCGGGGCGGGGCGGCACGCGCCCCCACGCGTGCCGTTCCGGTCTCCACCCCCACGGGTGA
- a CDS encoding GNAT family N-acetyltransferase: MLRLEELGEGERERWRELRAATDAPRSPFMEPEFATAVSRVRPQARVAVLYEGTSAEPAGFLPYERGAWGQGRAIGLGVSDCQGAVLRPGLVPETGELLRACSVSSFAFDNLEADQALFVPHAAEEHTTYVIDVEKGYETYESVLRTQSPKFLKTTLAKERRLGRQADGPVRFVFDEREPAALRALIEWKSAQYRRTGRRDRFAQEWITRLVGRLAETRAPECTGTLSVLYAGDRPVAAHFGLRSASVLACWFPAYDVEFAKYSPGLVLHLRMAEAAAGQGIGLLDMGRGPAEYKDSLKTGELAVYEGEAMRPGLGAALHLLRREPVRRAHGFVRAHPRLASLASRALKGAGRLRRS; this comes from the coding sequence GTGCTGAGGCTCGAGGAGCTCGGCGAGGGGGAGCGGGAACGCTGGCGTGAGCTGCGCGCCGCGACGGACGCGCCCCGCAGCCCTTTCATGGAACCGGAGTTCGCCACCGCCGTGTCCCGGGTGCGGCCGCAGGCCCGGGTGGCGGTCCTGTACGAGGGGACGTCCGCCGAACCCGCCGGCTTCCTGCCGTACGAGCGGGGCGCGTGGGGGCAGGGCCGGGCGATCGGACTCGGGGTGTCGGACTGCCAGGGCGCCGTCCTGCGTCCGGGCCTCGTCCCGGAGACCGGTGAACTGCTGCGCGCCTGCTCGGTGTCGAGCTTCGCCTTCGACAACCTGGAGGCGGACCAGGCCCTGTTCGTCCCGCACGCGGCCGAGGAACACACCACCTACGTCATCGACGTGGAGAAGGGCTACGAGACCTACGAGTCCGTCCTGCGCACCCAGTCGCCCAAGTTCCTGAAGACCACACTGGCCAAGGAGCGCAGGCTCGGCCGTCAGGCGGACGGACCGGTGCGGTTCGTCTTCGACGAACGCGAGCCCGCCGCGCTGCGCGCTCTCATCGAGTGGAAATCGGCCCAGTACCGCAGGACCGGGCGGCGCGACCGGTTCGCGCAGGAGTGGATCACGCGGCTCGTGGGCCGCCTGGCCGAGACCCGGGCACCGGAGTGCACGGGCACGCTGTCCGTCCTGTACGCCGGGGACCGCCCCGTCGCCGCGCACTTCGGCCTGCGCTCGGCCTCGGTCCTGGCCTGCTGGTTCCCGGCGTACGACGTGGAGTTCGCGAAGTACTCGCCGGGGCTCGTGCTGCATCTGCGCATGGCGGAGGCGGCGGCCGGCCAGGGCATCGGCCTGCTCGACATGGGGCGTGGCCCGGCCGAGTACAAGGACTCGCTGAAGACGGGCGAACTCGCCGTCTACGAGGGGGAGGCGATGCGTCCGGGCCTGGGCGCCGCGCTGCACCTGCTGCGCCGCGAGCCCGTACGCCGTGCGCACGGCTTCGTCCGCGCCCACCCGCGTCTCGCGTCGCTGGCGTCGAGGGCGTTGAAGGGGGCGGGACGGTTGCGCCGGTCATGA